The proteins below come from a single Falco rusticolus isolate bFalRus1 chromosome 8, bFalRus1.pri, whole genome shotgun sequence genomic window:
- the STC2 gene encoding stanniocalcin-2: protein MCAELRGKLLALALLLASARAAAGTEATHPPEGPQDRTPQQKGRLSLQNTAEIQHCLVNAGDVGCGVFECFENNSCEIRGLHEICMTFLHNAGKFDAQGKSFIKDALKCKAHALRHKFSCISRKCPAIKEMVFQLQRECYLKHDLCSAAKENVQVIVEMIHFKDLLQHEPYVDLVNILLTCGEEVKKAITRSVQAQCEQNWGSLCSILSFCTSAVHGDTILGPEKKPGEASKGAAGRGDMLADSDHRESSRASKAERGTKGHLNAHARVKAGGHGPKGPHGIMDRADELSDFSDIRR from the exons ATGTGCGCGGAGCTCCGCGGCAagctgctggccctggccctgctgctcgCCAgcgcccgggcggcggcgggcacTGAGGCCACGCACCCGCCGGAGGGGCCGCAGGACAGGACCCCGCAGCAGAAGGGGCGTCTGTCCCTGCAGAACACAG CTGAAATCCAGCACTGCCTGGTTAATGCTGGCGATGTGGGATGTGGAGTCTTTGAATGCTTTGAAAACAATTCTTGCGAGATCCGAGGCTTACACGAGATCTGCATGACATTCCTGCACAACGCTGGAAAATTTGATGCCCAG ggAAAATCTTTCATTAAAGACGCTCTGAAGTGTAAGGCTCATGCCTTGAGGCATAAATTCAGCTGCATCAGCCGTAAGTGCCCTGCCATTAAAGAGATGGTGTTCCAGTTACAGCGGGAGTGCTACCTGAAGCATGACCTCTGCTCCGCTGCCAAGGAGAACGTCCAGGTCATTGTGGAGATGATTCACTTCAAagacctgctgcagcatga GCCATATGTTGACCTCGTGAATATCCTGCTCACCTGTGGCGAGGAGGTGAAAAAGGCAATAACAAGAAGCGTCCAGGCCCAGTGTGAACAGAACTGGGGAAGTCTCTGTTCCATCCTGAGCTTCTGCACCTCGGCTGTGCATGGTGACACCATCCTGGGTCCCGAGAAGAAGCCGGGTGAAGCCAGCAAAGGCGCTGCTGGCCGAGGGGACATGCTGGCCGACTCTGACCACCGGGAGAGCTCACGAGCATCTAAGGCAGAGAGAGGTACTAAGGGCCACTTGAACGCCCATGCCCGGGTGAAAGCTGGGGGCCACGGTCCCAAAGGGCCACATGGGATCATGGACCGGGCAGACGAACTGTCCGACTTCTCTGACATCCGGAGGTGA
- the NKX2-5 gene encoding homeobox protein Nkx-2.5 translates to MFPSPVTTTPFSVKDILNLEQHQSGLASMELSSLSSPSCMLATFKQETYSAEPPALPDLREELPEAPPAKAATTFPGSYYVKSYVEMDSAKDTKVDKKELCSLHKSLEQEKRDLEDPERPRQRKRRKPRVLFSQAQVYELERRFKQQKYLSAPERDHLANVLKLTSTQVKIWFQNRRYKCKRQRQDQTLEMVGIPPPRRIAVPVLVRDGKPCLGESSPYSSPYNVSINPYSYNAYPAYTNYNSPACNANYNCNYPSMQTMQPSAAGNNFMNFSVGDLNSVQTPIPQGNAGISTLHGIRAW, encoded by the exons ATGTTTCCTAGCCCTGTGACAACGACACCCTTCTCAGTCAAGGATATTTTGAACCTGGAACAGCATCAGAGCGGCCTGGCCTCTATGGAGCTCTCCTCGCTGTCCTCCCCGTCCTGCATGCTGGCCACCTTCAAGCAGGAGACGTACAGCGCCgagcccccggccctgcccgaCCTGCGGGAGGAGCTGCCCGAGGCACCCCCGGCCAAGGCTGCCACCACCTTCCCTGGCTCCTACTACGTGAAAAGCTACGTGGAAATGGACTCGGCCAAGGACACCAAGGTGGACAAGAAAG AACTGTGTTCCCTGCACAAGAgcctggagcaggagaagagaGACCTTGAAGATCCCGAGCGCCCcagacagaggaaaaggaggaaaccTCGCGTCCTCTTTTCTCAAGCCCAAGTCTACGAACTGGAGAGAAGGttcaagcagcagaaataccTCTCTGCTCCCGAGAGAGACCATCTAGCCAACGTCCTAAAGCTCACCTCCACCCAGGTGAAAATTTGGTTCCAGAATCGAAGGTATAAATGCAAAAGGCAGAGACAGGATCAGACCCTCGAAATGGTGGgcatccccccaccccggcGGATAGCGGTGCCGGTACTGGTGCGCGATGGGAAGCCCTGCCTGGGGGAGTCTTCTCCCTACAGTTCACCGTACAATGTCAGCATTAACCCCTATAGCTATAACGCCTACCCCGCGTACACTAACTACAACAGCCCCGCCTGCAACGCCAACTACAACTGCAACTACCCGTCCATGCAGACCATGCAGCCCTCGGCGGCCGGCAACAACTTCATGAACTTCAGCGTAGGGGACTTGAATTCAGTGCAGACGCCCATCCCGCAGGGGAACGCGGGGATCTCCACGTTGCACGGGATCCGAGCCTGGTAG